The Chryseobacterium indicum genome includes a window with the following:
- a CDS encoding T9SS type B sorting domain-containing protein codes for MKKLLLTICTFLCLLFNAQLDTDHWFAPMASKSGTGNLQGYLYLSTNETTPFSVQIYNSNALYTTVQVSKGNPAQVSIPNSFLITTNPSDLFSPNSMGVYLKGSKKFFANYRFSVPNHAEIITSKGLAGLGKTFYVGMAPITGAATYVNSTIGVTATEDNTSVVISGYNPNVVFSDGSSSPTKTFTLNKGESYIVDALSTDSAVNLDGLIGAKIQSSKPISVTNGNFNGIYTNLNFTNNDILMDQAAPTDRLGKEFVVVKGNGTVVSEMETALIVATQNNTQITINGIATGITLNEGQYYMVPSNNYIQHGTGDNYNMSISANNNIYVYQLLAGVSSTTGGNEYATGGMNFIPPLSCFMPNKVDEIGFINQIGNQTFNTRLNIITQTGATVTLNGNPIATANGPYPVNGNPNWVTYTVPNITGTVTVNSTKSVTAGIAAGSGAVGYGGYFAGFSSVPVISKTGDCYLGILLQVDNTYDNYQWYLNGNPIPGATSYSINPELYGAGNYTCMVSKNNCGSLLTDPYSYTLCPPITTTTYNIGSCNTKVISPVFTNSTQTVVPANTSIILAPTSGTAAVNPTTGQITYTPNAGLTADTTDSFIYYVEGNGNPASFEYFKIIINTDVLQTTNASLTSCADTNGNGTFNLSSASVTPDSGTTVQYFTNAALTGAPIAAPGNYSGPAGTIYANVTSSYGCTKVAEITLTTTPSPNINTGNYNATLCDDNFDGIVNVNFPSITPVIVTNSANFNVRYYLLQADANAGNNNTLPANWTYTTNTTVYVRVDALIGSCPPVFGQINFTIGNRITLITANTATDVCDSDLSGSEAVNLNDYKNLFTANAGVSLTFYSTLANAQAGTNAISPNQNISATSTFYIRFTSATECPSTGVLTINLKSPKKSTRLADKVICPNDTTTLDAGAGFTSYLWSTGATTQSIIAGAGNYYVDLGFNGCVYRQYVKITTAESPSISKIEVTGYNATVTVTGGTPPYKYSLNGIDYQTSNIFTGLSRGMHTVYVVSADGCSPVIKEFLVLNLINAITPNGDGLNDVLDYSDLRIKQNVSIEVVDRYGAPVYRSSDKNYRWDGKINGRPLSTGTYWYLLKWIEPDTKLPVSYSGWILIKNH; via the coding sequence ATGAAAAAACTTTTACTAACCATTTGTACATTTCTTTGTTTATTATTCAATGCACAGCTTGATACTGATCATTGGTTTGCTCCGATGGCTTCAAAGTCTGGTACAGGGAATCTTCAGGGATATTTATATTTATCCACCAATGAAACCACTCCCTTCAGTGTGCAAATTTATAATAGCAATGCTCTTTATACCACAGTACAGGTTAGTAAAGGAAATCCCGCTCAGGTAAGTATTCCAAACAGTTTTTTAATCACTACTAATCCATCGGATTTATTTAGTCCGAATTCAATGGGAGTTTACCTCAAAGGATCAAAAAAATTCTTTGCCAATTATAGATTTTCGGTTCCCAATCACGCTGAAATTATTACCTCTAAAGGTTTAGCCGGATTAGGAAAAACGTTCTACGTAGGAATGGCACCTATTACCGGTGCTGCAACTTATGTAAACTCTACCATAGGAGTTACTGCTACGGAAGACAATACTTCAGTTGTTATATCAGGATATAATCCGAATGTTGTTTTCTCAGATGGCTCCTCAAGCCCAACAAAAACATTTACCTTAAATAAAGGAGAATCCTATATCGTAGATGCTTTAAGTACAGATTCGGCAGTGAATCTTGACGGATTAATCGGGGCGAAAATACAATCTTCGAAACCGATTTCTGTAACCAACGGAAATTTTAACGGAATTTATACCAATTTAAATTTCACCAACAACGATATCCTTATGGATCAGGCAGCTCCTACAGACAGACTGGGAAAAGAATTTGTTGTGGTAAAAGGAAACGGAACCGTAGTTTCCGAAATGGAAACCGCTCTGATTGTGGCAACACAAAACAATACCCAAATTACAATTAACGGTATTGCTACAGGAATTACCCTGAATGAGGGACAGTATTATATGGTTCCGAGTAATAATTATATACAGCACGGAACCGGAGACAATTACAATATGAGCATTTCTGCCAATAATAACATCTATGTTTATCAGTTATTAGCAGGAGTTTCTTCTACAACAGGTGGCAATGAATACGCTACAGGAGGAATGAACTTTATTCCTCCGTTAAGTTGCTTTATGCCCAATAAAGTAGATGAAATAGGATTTATCAATCAAATCGGGAATCAGACATTTAATACCCGTCTTAATATTATCACCCAAACCGGAGCAACCGTAACTTTAAACGGAAATCCGATTGCTACAGCTAATGGACCTTATCCTGTCAACGGAAATCCTAACTGGGTTACCTACACTGTTCCTAATATTACAGGTACTGTTACCGTAAATTCTACCAAATCTGTAACGGCAGGAATTGCAGCAGGAAGTGGCGCAGTGGGTTATGGAGGCTATTTCGCAGGATTTTCTTCTGTCCCAGTGATTTCAAAAACAGGAGATTGCTATCTCGGGATTTTATTACAGGTAGATAACACATACGACAATTACCAATGGTATCTGAATGGAAACCCTATTCCGGGAGCCACATCATATTCCATCAATCCTGAATTATACGGCGCAGGAAACTACACCTGTATGGTTTCAAAAAACAATTGTGGTTCTCTGCTTACAGATCCGTATTCCTATACATTATGTCCTCCAATCACAACGACGACTTATAATATAGGATCATGCAATACAAAAGTGATTTCGCCTGTTTTTACTAATTCTACACAGACTGTTGTTCCGGCAAATACAAGTATTATTTTAGCCCCTACTTCAGGAACAGCAGCCGTAAATCCTACAACCGGACAGATCACTTATACTCCTAATGCAGGACTTACAGCAGATACAACGGATAGTTTCATCTACTATGTAGAAGGAAACGGAAATCCTGCAAGCTTTGAATATTTTAAAATCATCATCAATACGGATGTTTTGCAAACTACAAATGCATCCTTAACTTCATGCGCAGATACCAACGGAAACGGGACTTTCAATTTGAGCTCAGCCAGTGTAACACCGGATTCGGGAACTACGGTACAGTATTTCACCAATGCCGCATTAACGGGAGCTCCCATTGCAGCACCGGGAAATTATTCAGGACCAGCAGGAACCATTTATGCAAATGTAACATCATCATACGGCTGTACAAAAGTTGCAGAAATTACATTAACTACGACTCCGTCTCCAAATATTAACACAGGTAATTATAATGCGACACTTTGTGATGATAATTTTGACGGTATTGTTAATGTAAATTTCCCAAGCATCACTCCTGTTATTGTGACTAATTCTGCAAACTTCAATGTAAGATATTATTTACTTCAGGCTGATGCAAATGCGGGTAATAACAATACGCTTCCAGCAAACTGGACATATACAACTAACACTACTGTTTATGTGAGAGTGGATGCACTTATCGGAAGCTGCCCTCCGGTTTTTGGTCAGATTAACTTTACTATCGGAAACAGAATTACTTTAATTACAGCAAATACAGCAACAGATGTTTGTGACAGTGATCTTAGTGGTTCTGAAGCAGTAAATTTAAATGATTACAAAAATCTTTTTACGGCGAATGCAGGAGTAAGCCTTACGTTCTACTCTACATTGGCCAATGCACAGGCGGGAACCAATGCGATTTCACCAAACCAGAATATTTCTGCAACAAGTACTTTTTACATCAGATTCACTTCCGCTACAGAATGTCCGAGTACTGGAGTTTTAACAATCAATTTAAAATCACCAAAAAAATCTACTAGACTTGCTGATAAAGTTATATGTCCGAATGATACAACAACATTAGACGCTGGTGCCGGATTTACTTCTTATTTATGGAGTACCGGAGCAACCACACAATCCATCATTGCCGGAGCGGGAAATTATTATGTGGACCTTGGATTCAACGGATGTGTATACAGACAGTATGTAAAGATTACCACAGCTGAATCTCCTTCTATTTCTAAAATTGAGGTTACCGGATATAATGCTACCGTCACCGTTACAGGCGGGACTCCTCCATATAAATATTCATTAAACGGAATTGATTATCAAACCTCTAATATTTTCACCGGTTTATCCAGAGGAATGCATACTGTTTATGTTGTAAGTGCAGACGGATGTTCACCGGTTATTAAAGAATTTTTAGTATTAAATCTTATCAATGCAATTACTCCAAACGGAGACGGGCTAAATGATGTGTTGGATTATTCAGATTTAAGAATTAAGCAAAATGTTTCAATAGAAGTGGTAGACCGTTACGGAGCCCCTGTATACAGATCTTCGGACAAAAATTACAGATGGGACGGCAAGATTAACGGAAGACCTCTGTCTACAGGAACATACTGGTATCTGCTAAAATGGATTGAACCCGATACAAAATTACCTGTTTCATACTCAGGATGGATTTTAATTAAGAATCATTAA
- a CDS encoding gliding motility-associated C-terminal domain-containing protein has protein sequence MDTEHWFAPMSASSLQGTPECYLYLSTNETTPFSVQIYNNNTVFSTVQVSKNNPVQVTIPNNYMIASTPSNLFTQRSMGLQVKGPKKFFANFRFAVPNQAEIITSKGLAGIGKNFFVGVAPNTTAKPYVNSTIGFIATEDNTTVTLSGYNPNVIFSDGTSSPTRTFTINKGKSYIIEAQSDLSSSNLTGLVGAKITANKPISVTNGNFNSIYTTQNNSNVDILMDQAVPVERLGKTFALVKGNGPANSGMEAALVIATENNTKLTVNGNLLGSVTLNAGQYYIVQGTSYINQGNGHYNMSISANNNVYVYQLLAGTSGSTVYATGGMNFIPPLSCFLPKEINEIGFINKIGSNSFDTKLNIITQTGANVTFNGSAIGSISGPYPVTGNPGWVTYSLQGVNGNVTVNSTLPVTAGIAAGNGAVGYGGYFAGFSSVPAITKTGDCYAGILLQVDNNYDSYQWFLNGNPISGATSFSINPELYGAGDYTCLITKNNCETRLTGVYSYTLCPPISTTTYNIGSCNTKVITPAFTNSTQTIVPSLTSIISPPTSGTATVNPTTGQITYTPNPSATNTTDNFIYYVQGNGNPFDFEYFKIIINTNVLQVNNGSLASCAGANGNGNYNLTSVNVSSDPGTTVTYFTNSNLTGQIANPATYSGPAGTVYANVTSQYGCSKTAQITLTLNALPNVNNVSLASCTGTGGNGTFNLTAANVSSDPGITVTYFTNSNLTGQITNPATYSGPSGIIYANVTSANGCSKTAQITLTVNSLPNTNNATLTSCAGTNGNGTFNLTSANVSSDPGVTVTYFTNSNLTGQITNPANYSGASGTIYANVTSANGCSKTAQITLTVNSLPNTNNATLTSCAGTNGNGTFNLTSANVSSDPGVTVTYFTNSNLTGQITNPATYSGPAGIIYANVTSANGCSRQAQITLSLNASPNVNNASLTSCTGTGGNGTFNLTAANVSSDPGVTVTYFTNSNLTGQITNPATYSGPSGIIYVNVTSANGCSKTAQITLTVNSLPNTNNATLTSCAGTNGNGTFNLTSANVSADPGVTVTYFTNSNLTGQITNPANYSGASGIIYANVTSAAGCSKAAQITLTVNPLPNVTNATLSSCAGTNGNGTYNLTIANVSSDPGVTVTYFTNPNLTGQITNPANYSGPAGIIYANITSANGCSRQAQITLTTTPSPNINTANYNASLCDDNFDGIVNVNFSTVTPQIFTNAANFTVRYYLSQADANAGNSNTLPVNWTYTANTTVYVRVDTAGGSCPPAFGQINFKIGNKITLLTNVVNMDVCDNDLNGSENVNLNDYKNLFTTNPAITLTFHATLADAQNGTNTIPANQTITSPKTFYVRFVSGTECPNTGVINVTLKSPKKSSQLTDKVVCSTEKVVLDPGAEFSSYTWSTGATTQTILAGAGTYYVDLGFNGCVYRQFVNVTTSQAPTITSINVTASNATVNVTGGTPPYQYSLNGIDYQTSNTFMGLSRGIHTVYVLGKDGCLPVVKEFLIVNIINAITPNGDGINDVLNYSDLKIKQNVSIEISDRYGAAVYKSTDKSYIWDGKSGGRPLPTGTYWYILKWIEPDTKLPVSYSGWILIKNRE, from the coding sequence TTGGATACGGAACACTGGTTTGCGCCAATGTCGGCAAGTTCTCTTCAGGGTACTCCGGAATGCTATCTGTATTTATCCACCAATGAAACAACTCCGTTTTCGGTTCAGATTTACAACAACAATACGGTGTTTTCTACTGTTCAGGTGAGTAAAAACAATCCGGTACAGGTTACCATTCCGAACAATTATATGATTGCCTCTACTCCATCCAATCTTTTTACACAGAGATCAATGGGATTACAGGTGAAAGGTCCTAAAAAATTCTTTGCCAACTTCAGATTTGCAGTTCCCAATCAGGCAGAAATCATCACTTCCAAAGGTCTGGCAGGAATCGGGAAAAACTTTTTCGTAGGTGTTGCCCCGAATACAACCGCAAAACCTTACGTTAATTCAACCATTGGATTTATTGCAACGGAAGACAATACTACCGTAACATTATCCGGTTACAATCCGAACGTTATTTTCTCCGACGGTACTTCATCGCCTACAAGAACATTTACCATCAATAAAGGGAAATCATATATCATTGAAGCGCAGAGTGATCTATCCTCAAGCAATTTAACAGGATTAGTTGGCGCAAAAATTACGGCGAACAAACCTATTTCGGTAACCAACGGAAACTTCAACAGTATTTACACTACCCAGAATAACAGCAATGTGGATATTCTTATGGATCAGGCTGTTCCTGTGGAAAGACTTGGTAAAACCTTTGCTTTGGTAAAAGGAAACGGACCTGCCAATTCCGGGATGGAAGCTGCTTTAGTAATCGCTACTGAAAACAACACCAAACTTACCGTAAACGGAAACCTTTTAGGAAGTGTTACACTGAATGCAGGACAATATTACATTGTTCAGGGAACCAGCTATATCAATCAGGGGAACGGACATTACAACATGAGTATTTCTGCCAATAATAATGTCTATGTTTACCAACTTCTTGCAGGAACTTCAGGAAGTACAGTATATGCAACCGGAGGAATGAATTTCATCCCTCCTTTAAGCTGTTTTTTACCGAAAGAAATTAACGAAATCGGCTTTATCAATAAAATAGGAAGCAATTCTTTTGATACCAAACTTAATATCATTACCCAGACAGGAGCCAATGTAACGTTTAACGGAAGTGCCATCGGCTCGATCAGCGGACCTTATCCTGTAACGGGAAATCCGGGTTGGGTAACGTATTCTCTTCAGGGCGTTAACGGAAATGTCACGGTAAATTCCACCCTTCCTGTTACGGCAGGAATTGCTGCCGGAAACGGTGCAGTAGGTTACGGCGGGTATTTTGCAGGGTTTTCATCTGTTCCGGCGATTACAAAAACCGGCGACTGCTACGCAGGAATTCTTTTACAGGTTGATAATAATTACGATTCTTATCAGTGGTTTTTAAATGGAAATCCAATTTCGGGAGCCACTTCTTTCTCAATTAATCCGGAATTATACGGAGCCGGAGATTATACCTGTTTAATTACAAAAAACAACTGCGAAACCAGATTAACAGGAGTTTACAGCTATACTTTATGCCCTCCTATTTCTACAACAACCTACAATATCGGGTCTTGTAACACAAAAGTGATTACTCCGGCGTTTACAAACTCTACGCAGACTATCGTTCCATCGCTTACCAGTATCATTTCACCGCCAACATCGGGGACTGCTACGGTAAATCCAACAACAGGACAAATTACTTATACCCCCAATCCTTCTGCAACGAACACTACTGATAATTTCATTTATTACGTTCAGGGAAATGGAAATCCTTTTGATTTTGAGTATTTTAAAATCATTATCAATACAAATGTTTTACAGGTAAATAACGGTTCTCTGGCATCCTGTGCAGGAGCCAACGGAAACGGAAATTATAATCTGACTTCTGTAAATGTTTCTTCTGATCCGGGAACTACGGTAACTTATTTTACTAATTCTAATTTAACCGGACAGATTGCAAACCCTGCGACGTATTCCGGACCGGCAGGAACTGTTTATGCGAATGTGACTTCACAGTACGGCTGTTCAAAAACCGCTCAGATTACATTAACTTTAAATGCTTTACCGAATGTTAATAATGTTTCTCTGGCTTCATGTACAGGAACAGGCGGAAACGGAACGTTCAATTTAACTGCAGCCAACGTTTCTTCTGATCCGGGAATTACGGTGACGTATTTTACAAATTCAAATTTGACAGGACAAATTACCAACCCTGCAACCTATTCAGGTCCTTCAGGAATTATTTATGCGAATGTGACTTCTGCAAACGGATGTTCGAAAACCGCTCAGATCACTTTAACGGTAAATTCTTTACCCAACACTAATAATGCGACTTTAACGTCTTGCGCCGGAACCAACGGAAACGGAACGTTTAATTTAACTTCAGCCAACGTTTCTTCTGATCCGGGAGTTACAGTAACTTATTTTACCAATTCTAATTTAACAGGACAGATTACAAATCCTGCGAATTATTCGGGAGCTTCCGGAACTATTTATGCCAATGTAACTTCTGCAAACGGATGTTCGAAAACCGCTCAGATCACTTTAACGGTAAATTCTTTACCCAACACTAATAATGCGACTTTAACGTCTTGCGCCGGAACCAACGGAAACGGAACGTTTAATTTAACTTCAGCCAACGTTTCTTCTGATCCGGGAGTTACAGTAACTTATTTTACCAATTCTAATTTAACAGGACAGATTACCAATCCTGCGACGTATTCCGGACCGGCAGGAATTATTTATGCAAATGTAACTTCTGCGAATGGATGTTCCAGACAGGCACAGATTACATTATCTTTAAATGCTTCTCCGAATGTTAACAATGCTTCTCTGACTTCATGTACAGGAACAGGCGGAAACGGAACGTTCAATTTAACGGCAGCCAACGTTTCTTCTGATCCGGGAGTTACGGTGACGTATTTTACGAATTCTAATCTGACAGGACAAATAACTAATCCTGCAACCTATTCAGGTCCATCAGGAATTATTTATGTGAATGTGACTTCTGCAAACGGTTGTTCGAAAACCGCTCAGATCACTTTAACAGTAAATTCTTTACCCAATACGAATAACGCAACTTTAACATCTTGCGCCGGAACCAACGGAAACGGAACGTTTAATTTAACTTCAGCCAACGTTTCTGCTGATCCGGGAGTTACAGTAACTTATTTTACCAATTCTAATTTAACCGGACAGATTACAAATCCTGCGAACTATTCGGGAGCTTCAGGAATTATTTATGCCAATGTAACTTCCGCAGCAGGCTGTTCAAAAGCAGCTCAGATTACTTTAACGGTAAATCCTTTGCCTAATGTCACGAATGCCACTTTATCTTCGTGCGCAGGAACCAACGGAAACGGAACTTATAATTTAACCATAGCTAATGTTTCTTCTGATCCGGGAGTGACGGTAACTTATTTTACCAATCCTAATTTAACCGGACAGATTACCAATCCTGCGAATTATTCAGGACCGGCGGGAATTATTTATGCAAATATTACTTCGGCAAACGGATGTTCCAGACAGGCACAGATTACTTTAACAACCACTCCATCGCCTAATATTAACACCGCAAATTATAATGCGAGTCTTTGTGATGATAATTTTGACGGAATCGTTAACGTGAATTTTTCAACCGTTACTCCTCAGATTTTTACCAACGCTGCGAATTTTACGGTAAGATATTATTTGAGTCAGGCAGATGCAAATGCCGGAAATAGTAACACTCTGCCTGTAAACTGGACGTATACAGCAAATACTACCGTTTATGTAAGAGTAGATACAGCGGGAGGAAGTTGTCCTCCGGCTTTCGGACAGATTAATTTTAAAATAGGAAATAAGATCACACTGCTTACCAACGTCGTGAATATGGATGTTTGCGATAATGATCTTAACGGTTCTGAAAACGTAAATCTTAATGACTATAAAAATTTATTTACCACTAATCCTGCCATTACTTTAACTTTTCATGCCACTTTAGCGGATGCTCAGAATGGCACTAATACAATTCCTGCAAATCAAACCATTACTTCTCCAAAAACCTTTTATGTAAGATTTGTAAGCGGAACCGAATGTCCGAATACAGGAGTTATTAATGTAACGCTTAAATCGCCTAAAAAATCCAGTCAGCTTACTGACAAAGTGGTTTGTTCTACAGAAAAAGTGGTATTGGATCCGGGTGCGGAATTCAGTTCTTACACTTGGAGTACAGGAGCGACTACTCAGACTATTCTTGCTGGTGCGGGAACGTATTATGTAGATTTAGGTTTTAACGGCTGTGTTTACCGTCAGTTTGTTAATGTAACAACATCACAGGCTCCGACAATTACCAGCATCAACGTAACAGCTTCTAATGCGACTGTAAATGTTACAGGCGGAACGCCTCCTTATCAGTACTCGTTAAACGGAATAGATTATCAGACTTCCAATACATTTATGGGTCTTTCAAGAGGAATTCATACCGTTTATGTACTTGGAAAAGATGGCTGTTTACCTGTGGTTAAGGAGTTTTTAATTGTAAATATTATTAATGCAATTACCCCGAACGGAGACGGCATCAATGATGTTCTCAATTATTCTGATCTGAAAATAAAGCAAAACGTGTCTATTGAAATTTCAGACAGATATGGAGCTGCTGTCTATAAATCTACAGATAAAAGCTATATCTGGGACGGAAAATCAGGAGGACGACCTCTTCCGACAGGGACTTACTGGTATATTTTAAAATGGATTGAACCCGATACAAAACTTCCGGTTTCTTATTCCGGATGGATTTTAATAAAAAACAGAGAATAA
- the tsf gene encoding translation elongation factor Ts: protein MSYTPAAADVAKLRNQTGAGMMDCKKALVEAEGDFEKAVDILRKKGQKVAANRADRESTEGAVIARVNEDNTLGAIISLNCETDFVGKNEAFIELAYELAEMAIFAASKEELLATDFHGITVAEKLIEQTGVIGEKIEIGAFERITGPYLGAYIHAGNKIAAITSLSAKVDGADEVAKSVSMQAAAMNPIALDETSVSQETIDKELEIERHKLVEEGKPANIIDNILKGKMQRFYKDNTLVHQDFIKDSSMSVADYVKSVNADLKVTGFIRISL from the coding sequence ATGTCTTATACACCAGCTGCTGCAGACGTAGCAAAATTGAGAAACCAAACAGGTGCAGGTATGATGGACTGCAAAAAAGCTTTAGTTGAAGCTGAAGGAGATTTCGAAAAAGCGGTAGATATCCTTAGAAAAAAAGGACAGAAAGTTGCTGCTAACAGAGCTGACAGAGAGTCTACTGAAGGGGCAGTAATCGCTAGAGTAAACGAAGATAATACTTTAGGTGCTATTATCTCTTTAAATTGTGAGACTGACTTCGTAGGTAAAAACGAAGCTTTCATCGAACTAGCTTATGAATTGGCTGAAATGGCAATTTTTGCTGCTTCTAAAGAAGAATTATTGGCTACAGATTTCCACGGAATCACTGTTGCTGAAAAATTAATCGAGCAAACAGGTGTTATCGGTGAAAAAATCGAGATCGGTGCATTCGAAAGAATTACAGGTCCTTATTTAGGAGCTTACATCCACGCTGGAAACAAAATCGCTGCCATCACTTCTCTTTCTGCAAAAGTAGACGGAGCAGATGAAGTTGCAAAATCTGTTTCTATGCAGGCTGCTGCGATGAACCCGATCGCTCTAGACGAAACTTCTGTTTCTCAGGAAACCATCGATAAAGAATTAGAAATCGAAAGACACAAACTTGTAGAAGAAGGTAAACCTGCAAACATTATCGATAATATCCTTAAAGGTAAAATGCAGAGATTCTACAAAGATAATACTTTGGTACATCAGGATTTCATCAAAGACAGCTCTATGTCAGTTGCTGACTATGTGAAGTCTGTAAATGCAGATCTTAAAGTAACAGGATTTATCAGAATCAGCTTATAA
- a CDS encoding DUF6759 domain-containing protein, with the protein MKKIFLLIFLCIFTLGFSQKKKKTKSKGIVEKETAIIYTESDAETTAEARVIAGFLKQNPGHAKTDYFKRKLIAIITAGNSPEAKPTIKPLSEDKIKQMVLDNNSLNNSKTIAANASKAERTVNYASVSGSNKKSTGASEQNKKTAAMLTHLFNNDPMDKEAYINIKNRSKCNLIVKINGKKYYNLDVPANGQNFLLVEKGEYILTTMVCDAKYSSLKKINKDIEIELNLSE; encoded by the coding sequence ATGAAAAAAATATTTCTCCTCATATTTTTATGCATTTTCACTCTTGGATTTTCGCAAAAAAAGAAAAAAACGAAATCCAAAGGCATCGTGGAAAAAGAAACCGCCATCATTTATACAGAAAGTGATGCGGAAACCACTGCGGAAGCAAGAGTAATTGCGGGATTTCTGAAACAAAATCCGGGACATGCCAAAACAGATTATTTCAAAAGAAAACTGATTGCCATCATCACAGCAGGAAATTCTCCTGAAGCCAAGCCAACCATTAAACCCTTAAGTGAAGATAAAATAAAGCAGATGGTTCTGGATAACAACAGCCTGAACAATTCTAAAACCATTGCAGCCAATGCTTCCAAAGCGGAAAGAACGGTAAATTATGCGAGTGTTTCCGGATCGAATAAAAAATCTACCGGAGCAAGCGAACAGAATAAAAAGACTGCAGCCATGTTAACGCATCTTTTTAATAACGATCCGATGGATAAGGAAGCGTATATCAATATTAAAAACAGGTCTAAATGTAATCTGATTGTAAAGATCAACGGAAAAAAATATTACAATCTGGATGTTCCGGCAAACGGACAAAACTTTTTATTGGTAGAAAAAGGAGAGTATATTTTAACCACAATGGTTTGTGATGCCAAATATTCGTCCCTGAAAAAGATCAACAAAGATATTGAGATCGAGCTGAATCTGAGTGAATAA
- a CDS encoding acetyl-CoA carboxylase carboxyltransferase subunit alpha: MEYLSFELPIKELMDQYQTCSLVGEESGVDVKLACSQIEDKIIEKKKEIYGNLTPWQRVQLSRHPDRPYTLDYIHGMVDKGSFLELHGDRNFADDPAMIGGLATLDGQKVMIIGTQKGRTTKERQHRRFGMPNPEGYRKALRLMKLAEKFRIPVITLVDTPGAYPGLEAEERGQGEAIARNIFEMTMLKTPIFTYIIGEGASGGALGIGVGNKVYMLENTWYTVIAPESCSSILWRNWDHKEDAANALNLTPKDALREKFIDGIVEEPLGGAHYDPETTYLNLKNSILQNIKAFSKFTGKELETQRQEKFIAMGQFKG; encoded by the coding sequence ATGGAATATTTAAGTTTCGAACTTCCTATAAAAGAATTAATGGACCAATACCAAACTTGTTCTTTAGTAGGAGAAGAAAGTGGTGTTGATGTAAAATTAGCATGTAGCCAGATCGAGGATAAAATCATAGAAAAGAAAAAAGAAATCTATGGAAATCTTACCCCTTGGCAAAGAGTACAACTTTCCCGCCATCCGGATCGTCCTTACACACTGGACTATATCCACGGAATGGTGGATAAAGGCAGTTTCTTAGAACTTCACGGAGACAGAAATTTCGCAGATGATCCTGCCATGATCGGTGGTTTAGCAACCTTGGACGGTCAGAAAGTAATGATCATCGGAACTCAGAAAGGAAGAACTACAAAAGAAAGACAGCACAGAAGATTCGGAATGCCGAATCCTGAAGGATACAGAAAAGCTTTAAGACTGATGAAGCTTGCAGAAAAATTCAGAATTCCTGTAATTACTCTGGTAGATACACCGGGAGCTTATCCTGGTCTTGAAGCGGAAGAAAGAGGACAGGGAGAAGCAATTGCAAGAAACATTTTTGAAATGACGATGCTTAAGACTCCTATTTTCACCTATATCATTGGTGAAGGAGCGAGTGGCGGAGCTTTAGGAATTGGTGTAGGAAACAAAGTATATATGTTGGAAAACACATGGTATACGGTAATTGCACCGGAAAGCTGTTCATCTATCCTTTGGAGAAACTGGGATCATAAAGAAGATGCGGCAAACGCTCTGAACCTGACTCCGAAAGATGCTTTAAGAGAAAAATTCATCGACGGAATTGTGGAAGAACCTCTTGGAGGCGCGCATTATGATCCGGAAACAACGTATCTGAACCTTAAAAATTCAATATTGCAGAACATCAAAGCATTTTCAAAATTCACTGGAAAAGAACTTGAAACCCAGAGACAGGAGAAATTCATTGCGATGGGGCAATTTAAAGGATAA